The following DNA comes from Cellulomonas soli.
CCAGCGGGTCGGCCCCCATCCCCGTTCCGAGCACGAGCCCGAGGACCGGCAGCCACGACAGGACCGTCGCTGTCGCGCGCGGCCCGGCCAGCGCGGCCCGGCGATCACCCTCGAGCTCGGCCTCGACGGCCAGCGCGTCCCCGACCCGGTCGAGCTGGTCGGCGAGCGGGGCACCGAGCTCGGCGGCCAGCCGGGTCGCGGCGACCGCCGCAGTGGCCCGTGCGCGCACCGACGTCGGCGCACGGCCGGCGTCGGAGCCGAGCAGGTCGGCCACGGTCGGGACGCCGTCGGGCACGGGCACCCCGAGCACGTGCGTCCACGCCTCCGTAGGCGGTGCGCCGGCCCGCAGCTGGGTGGCGACCCCGGCGAGCAGCGCGGTGAGGTCCCGGTCCCGGGCCCGCGTGCGTCGGGTGCGCCGCAGCCAGGACCGCCACCGAACGGCGTCCGACGCGCGCACCGAACCGTCCGTCGGCGCGGACGCGGCCACGACGGCCGGGCTGCGCCCGCGCGGACCTGCCGACGCGAGCAGCGCCAG
Coding sequences within:
- a CDS encoding type II secretion protein F; translation: MTGLACVLVALALLASAGPRGRSPAVVAASAPTDGSVRASDAVRWRSWLRRTRRTRARDRDLTALLAGVATQLRAGAPPTEAWTHVLGVPVPDGVPTVADLLGSDAGRAPTSVRARATAAVAATRLAAELGAPLADQLDRVGDALAVEAELEGDRRAALAGPRATATVLSWLPVLGLVLGTGMGADPLGVLLGGGVGSLAGVLGAGALLVGRWWTRVLLSRAARAGASGTS